One Gloeothece verrucosa PCC 7822 DNA window includes the following coding sequences:
- a CDS encoding DUF3153 domain-containing protein, protein MFGKINPIKPISFLPLVCLLVLLLTGCVRYDVGVNFDSQHHGEIVQHITLGQQLTSLSQTEAQKWLNSIQQRAKQLQGSAQKISPQEIIVSIPFSNGQDLVDKFNQFFNPNPEKANHKVQPENLDLVQLKSEMSIRQSNLLLLERNQLNLQVDLRALGVLSNQGNIIVSPGSLIDLELILNTPFGAKLIENQQGLIPDINNEGKQLVWHLIPGQINTIEAVFWVPSWLGIGTVVIIVLMIAGFYLKYGHFPGIEPSIKTATATK, encoded by the coding sequence ATGTTCGGCAAAATTAACCCCATAAAACCGATATCCTTTTTGCCGCTTGTCTGTTTGCTGGTGCTGTTGTTAACTGGTTGTGTACGCTATGATGTTGGTGTCAATTTTGACAGTCAGCATCATGGTGAAATTGTTCAACACATCACTTTAGGACAACAGCTAACCAGCTTGAGTCAGACAGAAGCCCAAAAATGGTTAAATAGTATTCAACAACGAGCAAAACAACTACAGGGAAGTGCCCAAAAAATTTCCCCTCAAGAAATTATTGTCAGTATTCCTTTTAGTAATGGACAAGATTTAGTCGATAAATTTAATCAATTTTTCAACCCTAATCCCGAAAAAGCTAATCACAAAGTTCAACCCGAAAATTTAGATTTAGTTCAACTTAAATCTGAAATGTCTATTCGTCAAAGTAATTTACTCTTGTTAGAACGAAATCAATTAAATCTCCAGGTAGATTTACGGGCACTAGGGGTATTATCCAATCAAGGAAATATTATTGTTAGTCCTGGGTCTTTAATAGATTTAGAATTAATTTTAAATACTCCTTTTGGTGCAAAACTAATTGAGAATCAACAGGGATTAATTCCTGATATTAATAATGAGGGAAAGCAGTTAGTTTGGCATCTTATCCCGGGTCAAATTAATACTATTGAAGCGGTTTTTTGGGTGCCAAGTTGGTTAGGCATAGGAACCGTTGTCATTATTGTTTTAATGATCGCAGGATTTTATCTTAAATATGGTCATTTCCCTGGCATAGAACCATCCATAAAGACGGCTACAGCCACTAAATAA
- the gmk gene encoding guanylate kinase yields the protein MNFGQLIVITGPSGVGKGTLVRLLLERHPEWYLSVSATTRAPREGEVDGKDYYFFSKEQFEIMIQAEKFLEWAEYAGNYYGTPRTPVEEQLHQGNYVLLEIELLGARQIQQTFPHAVKIFILPPSMSELEDRLRKRAKDSEAVIERRLERAKEEIAASGEFDWQIVNDNLETALDEIESILVTTRNQKSENL from the coding sequence ATGAATTTCGGTCAATTAATTGTTATCACAGGGCCAAGCGGTGTAGGAAAAGGAACATTAGTCCGGCTACTTCTAGAACGTCATCCTGAATGGTATCTTTCCGTCTCTGCCACGACCCGGGCACCCCGAGAAGGGGAAGTGGACGGAAAGGACTACTACTTTTTTAGTAAAGAGCAATTTGAAATCATGATTCAGGCTGAAAAGTTTTTAGAATGGGCAGAATATGCCGGCAATTATTATGGGACTCCCCGTACACCAGTAGAAGAACAACTGCACCAAGGGAATTATGTTTTGCTAGAAATCGAATTGCTTGGAGCAAGACAAATTCAACAAACTTTTCCTCATGCTGTAAAAATATTCATTTTGCCGCCGTCAATGAGCGAACTAGAGGATCGTCTCCGAAAACGAGCGAAAGATTCAGAAGCGGTCATAGAACGCCGCCTAGAACGAGCAAAAGAAGAAATAGCAGCTAGTGGAGAGTTTGATTGGCAAATTGTCAATGATAACCTAGAAACTGCCCTTGACGAGATCGAATCGATTTTAGTGACAACCAGAAATCAAAAATCCGAAAATCTATGA
- a CDS encoding heavy metal translocating P-type ATPase: MSSKVNSSGCCGGDHDHDPEPHHAHKHDHDHDHSHGDGDFNLKKELTYLLFIAILFIFGFTFEDTLHNSYYGIAEYGIFITAYLLSGWNVLKTAGRNILRGRFFDENFLMTIATLGAIAIHKLPEAVGVMLFYKIGEFFQELAVSRSRKSIKSLLEIRPDSANLKIDDTVQKVSPETVKIGSLILVKPGEKIPLDGEIIEGNSQINTSALTGESVPRTVRVGETVLAGMVNETGLLTIKVTKPFAESSISRILDLVENAGSKKAPTQKFITKFAQYYTPIVVFTSLAVAFIPPLFLEHGTHNEWVYRALILLVISCPCGLVISIPLGYFGGVGGAARRGVLVKGAMYLDTLTQVKTIVFDKTGTLTEGVFQVTEIVPKNGFTPTELLTLASRVESNSNHPIAQAIIQAYGKDIDGNVQDYQELAGYGIRAIVNNQVVIAGNDKLLHRENIEHDTCQVQGTVVHVAVDNCYAGYILIADSLKEDAAEAIEQLKKLGIEKTVMLTGDSKVVAENIARQLGLNSYKAELLPEEKLEALEQLIGETAGKKKLAFVGDGINDAPVIARADVGIAMGGLGSDAAIETADVVIMNDAPSKVAEAIKVARKTHQIVWQNIIFALLVKGLFIVLGAMGLATMWEAVFADVGVALVAIFNASRVLKIS; the protein is encoded by the coding sequence ATGTCATCAAAAGTCAATTCTTCAGGTTGTTGTGGCGGAGATCATGACCACGATCCAGAGCCTCATCACGCTCATAAACATGACCATGACCATGATCACAGTCATGGAGACGGAGATTTTAATCTCAAAAAAGAACTGACTTATCTTTTATTCATTGCTATTTTATTTATTTTTGGCTTTACTTTTGAAGATACCCTGCATAATTCTTACTATGGGATTGCTGAATATGGTATTTTTATCACGGCTTATCTTTTAAGCGGCTGGAATGTTTTAAAGACGGCAGGACGAAATATTCTGAGAGGGAGATTTTTTGATGAGAATTTTCTCATGACAATTGCGACTCTAGGAGCGATCGCCATTCATAAGCTTCCCGAAGCCGTTGGGGTGATGTTATTTTATAAAATTGGCGAATTTTTTCAAGAATTAGCTGTTAGCCGTTCTCGTAAATCAATTAAATCTCTTTTAGAAATTCGTCCAGATTCGGCTAATCTAAAAATTGATGACACGGTGCAAAAAGTTTCCCCAGAAACCGTTAAGATTGGTAGCCTAATTCTCGTTAAACCAGGAGAAAAAATTCCTTTAGATGGTGAAATTATTGAAGGAAACTCCCAAATAAATACTTCGGCTTTAACGGGGGAATCTGTTCCGCGCACGGTTAGAGTAGGAGAAACTGTTTTAGCGGGAATGGTGAATGAAACTGGACTTTTAACTATCAAAGTAACTAAACCCTTTGCTGAATCTTCAATCAGCCGAATTTTAGATTTAGTAGAAAATGCTGGCTCGAAAAAAGCTCCGACGCAAAAATTTATTACTAAATTTGCTCAATACTATACTCCCATTGTTGTTTTTACTTCTCTGGCAGTGGCTTTCATTCCGCCATTGTTTTTAGAACATGGTACTCATAATGAATGGGTGTATCGCGCTCTAATTTTATTAGTTATTTCCTGTCCTTGTGGATTAGTAATTAGTATTCCATTAGGCTATTTTGGAGGAGTTGGCGGTGCGGCACGACGAGGAGTATTAGTAAAAGGCGCGATGTATTTAGATACGTTAACCCAGGTGAAAACTATTGTTTTTGATAAAACCGGAACTTTAACTGAAGGAGTTTTTCAAGTCACCGAAATAGTTCCGAAAAATGGCTTTACTCCAACCGAGTTATTAACTTTAGCCTCAAGAGTTGAATCTAATTCTAATCATCCTATCGCTCAAGCTATTATTCAAGCTTACGGAAAAGATATTGATGGCAATGTACAAGACTACCAAGAATTAGCCGGATATGGAATTCGGGCTATCGTTAATAATCAAGTAGTCATCGCAGGAAATGATAAATTACTGCATCGGGAAAATATTGAGCATGATACTTGTCAAGTTCAGGGAACAGTTGTTCATGTAGCCGTAGATAATTGTTATGCTGGATATATTCTTATCGCTGATAGCTTAAAAGAAGATGCGGCTGAAGCTATTGAGCAACTCAAAAAGTTAGGGATAGAAAAGACTGTTATGTTAACCGGTGATAGTAAGGTTGTGGCAGAAAATATTGCTCGACAGCTAGGGTTAAATTCTTATAAAGCTGAATTATTACCCGAAGAAAAACTTGAAGCCCTAGAACAACTTATTGGTGAAACGGCAGGTAAGAAAAAGTTAGCTTTTGTGGGGGATGGAATTAATGACGCACCTGTAATTGCTAGGGCTGATGTAGGAATAGCGATGGGGGGATTAGGCTCAGATGCCGCCATTGAAACGGCAGATGTTGTCATTATGAATGATGCTCCCTCTAAGGTTGCCGAAGCCATTAAAGTTGCTCGAAAAACTCATCAAATTGTATGGCAAAATATCATTTTTGCTCTGTTAGTTAAAGGTTTATTTATTGTTTTAGGAGCAATGGGTTTAGCGACGATGTGGGAAGCAGTTTTTGCTGATGTCGGTGTAGCGCTTGTTGCTATTTTTAATGCGAGTCGCGTTTTAAAAATCAGTTAA
- a CDS encoding YnfA family protein → MKSIFYFILAGLLEIGGGYLMWLWLRESKSIGLAFLGALLLTLYGVIPTLQPASFGRVYAAYGGIFVILSLLWGWQVDKIVPDRFDWLGVWIVLLGVLVIMYAPRS, encoded by the coding sequence ATGAAATCTATTTTTTACTTTATTTTAGCTGGATTACTGGAAATAGGAGGAGGATACTTGATGTGGCTGTGGTTGCGAGAGAGCAAAAGTATAGGGTTGGCTTTTTTAGGTGCTTTATTGTTAACTCTTTATGGGGTAATTCCTACATTACAGCCCGCTTCTTTTGGAAGAGTTTATGCGGCTTATGGTGGGATTTTTGTCATCCTTTCATTATTGTGGGGATGGCAGGTAGACAAAATTGTGCCAGATAGGTTTGACTGGCTTGGTGTTTGGATTGTCTTGTTAGGGGTACTGGTAATTATGTATGCTCCAAGAAGCTAA
- a CDS encoding ribonuclease R family protein, whose protein sequence is MEFSIATLLSYFSHDKLVAAKVLEKKLGCEDEVSIYKLQIVLEALERIGVLVKERGKYRRVYEENIVEAKLRCSSKGFCFAIQDIEDADDIYVRESHLSNAWNGDRVLVKIIKEGTRRRSPEGEVKLILERANPSLLAQVKRNNGGYRAVPLDDRLLFELDLTHNEQQLENAVDHLVHVSVLRYPIGEHPPLGQVTRILGSDAEAAADTDIVCCKHDLLHAFSESVLKAAQGLPRSFNKSELQKRQDLRKLLTFTVEDGVQRDHPTFIEQAFTLEKPKPGWWQLGIHIADVAHYIEQDSILDKAAKKRGTSIFLREKILPLLPEAVTERCSLIAGEDRLSISIFITLDQTGNVIEFETLPSVIEVDYQFTYTEVQSLLSKSEQVEAHLVSIVEKLKEIFFTLCPLVKAQRLQRGSFEIQLEKQSPFKDEGRGGTVLVSSNLPVQSLISELAILAGKIVAEHLRALGVPAIYCMQPDPDWEELEDLLKLANNLGLDVALSSEEEVTPHDYQNLTQAFSRSHAVKVLSYMLYSTLKQVKYTSHPSPHFGLAYSDCYTHCIAPGQRYVDLLIQRVLKAVFAEGRDRPSKNAKITVNLGSNSCHGQIKWNVLPPQLKDALEEDFHLIVSHLNDRDKVAEDAEKDLEGLKKAEKMKERTGQIFRGLITGVQSYGFFVEIEDLLVEGLVHVSSLKDDWYEYRARHSCLVGRKNRIAYRLGDEVEVEVKNVDYYRQQIDLVTVGGGSALRSEDLDDD, encoded by the coding sequence ATGGAATTTTCAATCGCTACACTATTGTCCTATTTCAGTCATGACAAATTAGTCGCTGCTAAAGTTTTAGAAAAAAAGCTCGGATGTGAAGATGAAGTAAGCATCTACAAACTACAGATCGTCCTAGAGGCTTTAGAGCGAATCGGCGTATTAGTCAAAGAAAGAGGAAAATATCGGCGAGTTTATGAAGAGAATATCGTTGAAGCCAAATTGCGTTGTTCCAGCAAAGGATTCTGTTTTGCCATTCAAGATATAGAAGATGCAGATGACATCTATGTAAGAGAAAGCCATCTGAGTAATGCTTGGAATGGTGATCGCGTCCTGGTCAAAATTATTAAAGAAGGAACTCGTCGCCGCTCTCCAGAAGGAGAAGTTAAACTGATTTTAGAAAGGGCAAATCCCTCGCTTTTAGCACAAGTTAAACGCAATAATGGGGGATACCGAGCAGTTCCCTTAGATGATCGTCTCTTATTTGAATTAGACCTCACACACAATGAACAACAACTGGAAAACGCCGTAGATCATTTAGTTCATGTTTCCGTATTACGCTATCCCATTGGAGAACATCCGCCCCTAGGACAAGTCACTCGCATTCTGGGTAGCGATGCCGAAGCCGCCGCCGACACCGATATTGTCTGCTGTAAACACGATCTGCTTCATGCTTTCTCGGAGTCAGTTCTTAAAGCCGCCCAAGGACTGCCCAGAAGCTTTAATAAATCTGAACTGCAAAAGCGCCAAGATTTAAGAAAGTTGTTAACCTTCACCGTTGAAGATGGCGTACAACGAGACCACCCCACTTTTATAGAACAGGCCTTTACTCTCGAGAAACCTAAACCCGGCTGGTGGCAATTGGGGATTCACATCGCTGATGTAGCCCATTATATTGAGCAAGATTCGATTTTAGATAAAGCGGCAAAAAAACGAGGAACTAGCATCTTTTTACGCGAAAAAATCTTGCCTTTACTGCCAGAAGCCGTGACCGAACGATGTTCTTTAATTGCTGGTGAAGACCGTTTAAGCATATCCATATTTATCACCCTAGATCAAACCGGCAACGTCATCGAATTTGAAACCCTGCCGAGTGTGATTGAGGTAGATTATCAATTTACTTATACTGAAGTTCAATCCCTACTCAGTAAAAGCGAGCAAGTAGAGGCTCATTTAGTCTCTATTGTCGAAAAACTCAAAGAGATCTTTTTTACGCTATGTCCCTTAGTCAAAGCACAACGCTTACAACGGGGGAGCTTCGAAATTCAACTAGAAAAACAGTCTCCCTTCAAAGATGAAGGACGAGGCGGTACGGTACTGGTATCTTCTAACCTACCGGTACAATCATTAATTAGTGAATTAGCCATTCTTGCCGGTAAAATCGTGGCTGAACACCTGCGGGCCTTAGGAGTACCCGCTATCTACTGTATGCAGCCGGACCCAGACTGGGAAGAATTGGAAGATTTACTCAAATTAGCCAACAATTTAGGTTTAGATGTGGCCTTATCCTCAGAAGAGGAAGTGACTCCCCACGACTATCAAAACTTAACTCAAGCCTTTAGCCGCTCTCATGCCGTTAAAGTGTTAAGCTATATGCTCTATTCCACCTTAAAGCAAGTCAAATATACCAGCCATCCCTCTCCTCATTTTGGGTTAGCTTACTCAGATTGCTACACTCATTGCATTGCGCCTGGACAACGCTATGTAGACTTATTGATACAGCGTGTCTTAAAAGCCGTCTTTGCTGAAGGACGTGATCGCCCGAGCAAAAATGCTAAAATCACCGTTAATCTGGGCAGTAATAGTTGTCATGGTCAAATTAAGTGGAATGTTTTACCTCCTCAGCTTAAAGACGCTTTAGAAGAAGACTTTCATCTGATTGTCTCCCATCTCAATGACCGAGATAAAGTCGCAGAAGATGCTGAAAAAGACCTAGAGGGGTTAAAAAAAGCGGAAAAAATGAAAGAACGGACCGGACAAATTTTCCGAGGCTTAATTACCGGCGTTCAATCCTATGGTTTCTTTGTAGAAATAGAAGATTTGTTAGTGGAGGGTTTGGTTCATGTCAGTTCCCTGAAAGATGATTGGTATGAATACCGCGCCCGTCATAGCTGTTTAGTCGGACGGAAAAATCGCATCGCTTATCGTCTCGGAGATGAAGTCGAAGTGGAAGTGAAAAATGTAGACTATTATCGTCAGCAAATTGATTTGGTGACTGTAGGAGGGGGAAGCGCCCTCAGAAGTGAAGATTTAGATGATGACTAA
- the remA gene encoding extracellular matrix/biofilm regulator RemA, giving the protein MDIQLINIGFGNIVSANRVIAIVSPESAPIKRIISDARERGQLIDATYGRRTRAVIITDSSHVVLSAIQPETVAHRFVVNKEVQSNSN; this is encoded by the coding sequence ATGGATATTCAACTTATCAATATTGGTTTTGGTAACATTGTTTCAGCCAACCGAGTCATCGCCATTGTTAGCCCAGAGTCCGCTCCCATTAAACGGATCATCAGTGATGCGCGGGAACGAGGACAGTTAATTGATGCTACCTATGGCCGCCGCACCAGAGCAGTAATTATTACGGATTCGAGTCATGTTGTTCTTTCTGCTATTCAGCCAGAAACTGTAGCCCATCGTTTTGTGGTTAATAAAGAAGTTCAAAGTAACAGTAACTAA
- the cbiT gene encoding precorrin-6Y C5,15-methyltransferase subunit CbiT → MLWNFKTPGIPDHLFERLPGIPLSKREVRLLMISALQMEENSVIWDIGAGTGTIPIEIGLLCPNSKIIAVERDEEVANLIRRNCARFEVKNVDVYQGNAPDCLNELAGLPPDRICLEGGRPIKDIMKSVWQYLKPQGKIVATAANLETLYLISEGLAELQTRNIEVVQASVNRLETRGIHQVFAAVDPIFILSGEKL, encoded by the coding sequence ATGCTTTGGAATTTTAAGACTCCTGGTATTCCCGATCACCTTTTTGAGCGCTTACCCGGCATCCCCCTGAGTAAACGAGAAGTTCGATTGTTAATGATATCCGCTTTACAGATGGAAGAAAATTCTGTGATATGGGATATAGGGGCTGGAACAGGGACTATTCCCATAGAAATTGGTTTATTATGTCCTAATAGCAAAATTATTGCTGTAGAACGAGATGAAGAAGTGGCCAATTTAATTCGTCGTAACTGCGCTCGTTTTGAGGTCAAGAATGTAGATGTGTATCAAGGAAATGCTCCAGACTGTCTCAATGAACTGGCCGGACTCCCTCCTGATCGTATTTGTTTGGAAGGAGGACGACCTATTAAAGATATTATGAAAAGTGTATGGCAATATTTAAAACCTCAAGGCAAAATAGTAGCAACAGCCGCTAATCTAGAAACCCTCTACCTGATCTCTGAAGGATTAGCCGAATTACAAACCCGTAATATAGAGGTAGTACAAGCCTCGGTTAACCGCCTAGAAACTCGAGGGATTCATCAAGTTTTTGCGGCTGTCGATCCAATTTTTATTCTCAGTGGAGAAAAACTTTAG
- a CDS encoding Nramp family divalent metal transporter, with the protein MSAHPNSPSLSEVHRSIKIPNGKGFWRKMLAYAGPGYLVSVGYMDPGNWATDIAGGAKFGYTLLSVILLSNLMAILLQSLCVRLGVATGRDLAQACRDFFSAKISVCLWVLCEIAIAACDLAELLGSAIALQLLFGIPLIWGICITASDVLLLLLLQGKGFRYVEALIITLVATIGLCFFAEILFAQPEAASILQGYLPNPQIVKNPEMLYIAIGILGATVMPHNLYLHSSIVQTRDWESTSTKRWEAIKFGSIDSTVALSFALLINSAILIVAAATFHFSGYHGVAEIQEAYRLLSPLLGVSAASAIFGLALLASGQSSTLTATLAGQIVMEGFLNFRLPSWVRRLVTRLLAIVPALIAIIFFGERSTGSLLIFSQVVLSLQLPFAVIPLIMFTSNRRLMGEFVNPNWLKLLAGAVATIIVGLNLWLLLQVFSGWL; encoded by the coding sequence ATGTCCGCACACCCGAATTCACCAAGCCTCTCTGAAGTTCACCGCTCTATTAAAATTCCCAATGGGAAAGGATTTTGGCGCAAGATGTTGGCCTATGCAGGGCCTGGGTATCTGGTGTCAGTTGGATACATGGATCCGGGAAACTGGGCCACTGATATCGCCGGCGGCGCTAAATTTGGTTATACTCTGCTGTCAGTTATTCTTTTATCGAATTTAATGGCGATTTTACTGCAATCCTTATGTGTACGATTAGGAGTAGCTACAGGAAGAGATTTAGCCCAAGCTTGTCGGGATTTTTTTAGTGCTAAGATTAGTGTTTGTTTATGGGTACTGTGTGAGATTGCCATAGCCGCTTGTGATTTAGCCGAATTACTGGGGAGTGCGATTGCTCTACAATTACTATTTGGTATTCCTCTAATTTGGGGAATTTGTATTACAGCTTCGGATGTCTTATTATTGCTATTGCTACAAGGAAAAGGTTTTCGCTATGTAGAAGCCTTAATTATTACGCTGGTAGCAACAATAGGATTGTGTTTTTTCGCAGAAATTCTGTTTGCTCAACCCGAAGCCGCCTCAATTTTACAAGGCTATTTACCCAATCCCCAAATCGTTAAAAACCCAGAAATGCTCTACATTGCCATTGGGATTTTAGGGGCGACGGTAATGCCTCACAATTTATATTTACATTCCTCGATTGTTCAAACTCGTGATTGGGAATCTACTTCTACTAAACGATGGGAAGCGATTAAGTTTGGTTCGATTGATTCCACAGTAGCGTTGTCCTTTGCTTTATTGATTAACTCAGCAATTTTAATTGTTGCTGCCGCTACCTTTCATTTTTCGGGTTATCACGGAGTAGCCGAAATTCAAGAAGCTTATAGACTCCTTTCACCTCTTTTAGGAGTGAGTGCGGCAAGTGCAATTTTTGGCTTGGCTTTATTAGCATCTGGACAGAGTTCCACTTTAACAGCGACTTTAGCAGGACAAATTGTCATGGAAGGGTTTTTAAATTTTCGCCTTCCTTCTTGGGTGCGCCGTCTAGTGACAAGATTGTTAGCCATTGTTCCGGCTTTAATAGCGATTATTTTCTTTGGAGAAAGAAGTACAGGAAGCCTATTAATTTTCAGTCAAGTTGTGCTGAGTTTACAATTACCCTTTGCTGTCATTCCGTTAATTATGTTCACCAGTAATCGTCGCTTAATGGGCGAGTTTGTTAATCCAAATTGGCTGAAACTTCTTGCTGGTGCTGTCGCTACTATTATTGTTGGGTTAAATCTGTGGCTCCTCTTACAAGTTTTCTCAGGTTGGCTATAG
- a CDS encoding aminotransferase class I/II-fold pyridoxal phosphate-dependent enzyme: protein MKSTDSFFKSQSQAPLLETLALLAGQPDAAFYTPGHKRGQGIATNLANLLGYLVFSADLPELPELDHLFAPEGVIAQAQSLAAEAFGAKKTWFLVNGSTCGIIAAILATCQTGDKIILPRNIHQSAIAGLMLSGAVPIFLNPAYNSNEDLAYSITPSSLETALKQNPDAKAVMIVYPTYQGICGDLEAIISLTRQYHLPLLVDEAHGGHFSFHPHLPPSALSLGADLVIQSTHKVLGSLTQSSMLHLQGQRVEADRINQALQLLQTSSPSYLLLASLDAARQQMALEGQQLLTKTLQLAQVARSQIAQIPGLSVLELEEPLPGFRWLDQTRLTVNVSPLGLTGYEVDEILHQQMGVTAELPMLHHLTFIITFGNTEDDINKLVQALKTIAADAVVDDRRAPVRPPSPVFLSPSPIPTQSLSPREAFFLPRETRAIHQTIGYISAELVCPYPPGIPVLMPGEMINPQAITYLQQVVASGAMITGCSDPTLATLKILRP from the coding sequence ATGAAATCTACAGATTCTTTTTTTAAGTCCCAAAGTCAAGCCCCTTTACTTGAGACTTTAGCCTTGTTAGCGGGTCAACCGGATGCGGCTTTTTATACTCCTGGACATAAGCGAGGACAAGGAATTGCTACAAATTTAGCTAATTTACTAGGATATTTAGTTTTTAGTGCTGATCTGCCCGAGTTACCCGAACTAGATCATTTATTTGCCCCAGAAGGAGTCATTGCTCAAGCCCAATCCCTGGCCGCCGAAGCGTTTGGGGCAAAAAAAACCTGGTTTTTGGTGAATGGTTCAACTTGTGGGATAATCGCAGCAATTTTGGCGACTTGTCAAACTGGGGATAAGATTATTCTACCTCGCAATATTCATCAATCAGCGATCGCTGGCTTGATGCTTTCTGGCGCGGTTCCTATTTTCCTAAATCCAGCATACAACTCAAATGAAGATCTTGCCTATAGCATTACACCATCCTCTTTGGAAACTGCCTTAAAACAGAATCCTGATGCCAAGGCAGTCATGATAGTTTATCCCACTTATCAGGGGATCTGTGGTGACCTAGAGGCGATTATTTCCCTGACTCGACAGTATCATCTTCCTTTGTTGGTGGATGAAGCTCACGGCGGACATTTTTCCTTTCACCCTCATTTGCCGCCTAGTGCCCTTTCGCTAGGGGCTGATCTGGTCATACAATCGACTCATAAAGTTTTAGGTTCTTTGACTCAATCCTCTATGCTCCATCTCCAAGGGCAACGAGTTGAGGCGGACCGCATTAATCAAGCTTTACAATTGCTACAAACTTCCAGCCCTAGCTATTTACTGTTAGCTTCTCTGGATGCGGCTAGACAACAAATGGCTCTAGAAGGTCAACAACTGTTGACAAAAACTTTACAATTAGCGCAGGTAGCCAGAAGTCAAATCGCTCAAATTCCGGGGTTATCCGTCTTGGAATTAGAGGAACCGCTTCCTGGGTTTAGATGGTTGGACCAAACGAGATTAACGGTTAATGTCTCTCCACTGGGTTTAACTGGCTATGAAGTTGATGAAATTTTACATCAACAAATGGGGGTTACGGCAGAATTGCCGATGCTTCATCATCTAACCTTTATTATTACTTTTGGCAATACCGAAGATGATATTAATAAATTAGTTCAAGCTTTAAAAACTATCGCTGCCGATGCTGTTGTGGATGATAGGAGGGCACCAGTTCGTCCCCCTAGTCCAGTTTTCCTCTCCCCTTCTCCGATACCGACTCAAAGTCTTTCTCCGAGAGAAGCTTTCTTTTTACCTAGAGAAACTCGAGCAATCCATCAGACGATTGGTTATATTAGTGCTGAATTAGTCTGTCCTTATCCTCCTGGAATTCCGGTATTAATGCCAGGAGAAATGATTAACCCTCAAGCCATTACTTATTTACAGCAAGTTGTAGCTAGTGGGGCCATGATTACAGGTTGCAGCGATCCAACCCTTGCGACCTTAAAAATTCTCCGACCCTGA
- the clpP gene encoding ATP-dependent Clp endopeptidase proteolytic subunit ClpP, whose translation MIPTVIETSGRGERAFDIYSRLLRDRIVFLGQEVTNDLANLIVAQLLFLESEDPDKDIYLYINSPGGSVSAGLGIFDTMNQIRPDVCTICIGLAASMGAFLLNAGAKGKRMSLPNSRIMIHQPLGGAQGQATDIEIQAKEILYLKGLLNQHLASRTGQPLEKIAEDTERDFFMSAEEAKDYGLIDQVINRRPSASNPLPVAIG comes from the coding sequence ATGATTCCTACCGTAATAGAAACTTCTGGTCGTGGTGAACGCGCTTTTGATATATATTCTCGACTGCTGCGCGATCGGATCGTGTTTCTTGGACAAGAAGTCACCAACGATCTAGCCAACCTAATCGTAGCTCAGTTACTCTTTTTAGAATCTGAAGACCCTGATAAAGACATTTACCTGTATATCAACTCCCCAGGGGGTTCAGTATCGGCAGGTTTAGGGATCTTCGATACCATGAATCAAATTCGCCCCGATGTCTGTACCATTTGCATAGGCTTGGCTGCTAGTATGGGCGCATTCCTTCTTAATGCTGGTGCAAAAGGAAAGCGCATGAGTCTGCCTAATTCCCGTATCATGATCCACCAACCGCTAGGAGGGGCCCAAGGACAAGCTACTGATATTGAAATTCAGGCCAAAGAAATTCTCTATCTCAAAGGTTTACTCAATCAACATCTTGCCAGCCGCACCGGTCAACCTTTGGAAAAAATCGCTGAGGATACCGAACGAGACTTTTTTATGTCTGCTGAGGAAGCCAAAGACTATGGGTTAATTGACCAAGTGATTAACCGCCGTCCTTCAGCTTCTAATCCTCTTCCTGTAGCCATTGGATAG